Proteins found in one Pseudochaenichthys georgianus chromosome 13, fPseGeo1.2, whole genome shotgun sequence genomic segment:
- the LOC117457643 gene encoding LOW QUALITY PROTEIN: RING finger protein 228 (The sequence of the model RefSeq protein was modified relative to this genomic sequence to represent the inferred CDS: inserted 1 base in 1 codon): MAEDDMAEVDVAPRAPAEPPSCAAAFPYEEYECKICYNYFDLDRRAPKILECLHTFCEECLNTLHLREERPWRISCPVCRHRTPXPDYRIQNLPNNTKVTEDFPLYMDSDPLPQDALPPFPPPLHPALLALRREEGTYSSVSQATPSTTGTVSTATTLSQDSVRYDSCQSCKRVALTTGCVCVIFSFLSMLVLLFMGLIFVHSHSTPPSPAGPICLSVASILAMFSVVVTWLICWLKYRPDHETGRSSATSNSRRNA; encoded by the exons ATGGCGGAAGATGACATGGCAGAGGTAGATGTGGCTCCTCGCGCCCCGGCGGAGCCCCCCTCGTGCGCCGCTGCCTTCCCCTACGAGGAGTACGAGTGTAAAATCTGCTACAATTACTTCGACCTTGACCGCCGCGCTCCTAAAATCCTCGAGTGCCTGCACACCTTCTGCGAGGAGTGCCTCAACACGCTCCATCTGCGCGAGGAGCGGCCATGGCGCATCAGCTGCCCCGTGTGTCGCCACCGGACCC TGCCGGATTACCGGATACAAAACCTGCCCAACAACACCAAGGTGACGGAGGACTTCCCGCTGTACATGGACTCGGACCCTCTGCCTCAGGACGCGCtgcctcccttcccccctccgcTTCACCCGGCTCTCCTCGCGCTCCGCCGGGAGGAGGGCACGTACAGCAGCGTCAGCCAGGCGACCCCGTCCACCACCGGCACCGTGTCCACCGCCACCACCCTCTCGCAGGACTCGGTGCGCTACGACAGCTGTCAGAGCTGCAAGAGGGTGGCGCTGACCACCGGCTGCGTGTGCGTCATCTTCTCCTTCCTGTCCATGCTCGTGCTGCTGTTCATGGGCCTGATCTTCGTGCACAGCCACAGCACCCCCCCCTCGCCCGCGGGACCCATCTGCCTGTCGGTCGCGAGCATCCTGGCCATGTTCTCGGTGGTCGTGACATGGCTCATCTGCTGGCTCAAATACAGACCGGACCACGAGACGGGCCGCTCTTCCGCCACCAGCAACTCGCGCAGAAACGCCTGA